The stretch of DNA CATTGCTGATTCTCAGGTAAGCCAAAGTTATGGAAACACCACTTATATTGTTAATGGTAGTTTAAATGCAGACACTACACCTTTAGCACAATTTGGTGCTACCGAAGGTTGGGGAGGTCACAGATCGTCTAAAGCCTGGTATGGTTTATTTGGAGATCTGGGCACATCTACCGATGTAAGAGCTAGCTTATTTTGGACTACTGGGCATAATTTTGAAATGACAGATTATAAAGAATGGACAGATGGTTACCCATCAGTAAAATTCAGAAACTCCAGTTTTTCAGGTAGTACATTAGCATCCAGCTTTTCTAGTACAGACTTTCCTTTATTTAGATTGGCAGATGCTTATTTAATGTATGCAGAATGTGCCATTAGAGGCGCTGCAGGTACAAGCATGAACACAGCTGTACAATATGTTAATGATGTAAGAACACGATCCAATGCCAGTACCATAACTGAAGCACAACTAACACTTCAGTTTATGATCGATGAACGCGCCAGAGAATTAAATTTAGAAGGTCATAGACGTACAGATTTAATCAGATTTGGAATGTTTACAGGTGGGTCATATTTATGGCCTTGGAAAGGTGGTGTAATAAATGGCACCTCAATTCCAGATCATTATAACTTATACCCCATCCCCTCATCCGCTTTACAAGCAAATCCAAACTTAACCCAAAATCCAGGATTTTAAAAAAAACTAAACTAACAATTATGAAAAATAACATAAAACTTTTATCACTTTTAATTATTGCCTTAATAGGCTTTAATTCATGTGACCAGGATGATGACTTAGTATTCGTTGCTCAAGAACCAACTGAAGGCATAAATTTCTCTAATTCGTTCTTAGATGAATACGTATTAACCGTTGCAGCATCAAACAATTTAGGAGAACGTTTTACATGGAATGATGCTAATTTTGATGTTCCAACAAATGTTACCTATGAGCTTCAAAACTCCATATTAGGAGATTTTACAGATGCGACAATGATTAGCTCTACAGGTGGTAATGAACTCGCTATAACTATTGGGCAAATGTTAGGTTTTGCTGAAGCTGCAGGCTTAGATAATGATCCAAATACTGAAGCACCAAACACTGGAAGCCTATATTTTAGAATAAAAGCTTTTGTAGGAACGGATAATGGCTTAGAAACTTTTTCTGATCCTCAAACTTTAACAGTTGTACTACCTGAAGATGTTAGTGGTGGTGGTGGTGCTTTTGAAGTAGCTTCTTGGGGTGTTGTAGGTTCAGGTTATAATAACTGGGCTGCAGCAGATGGACCAAAAGATGCTCCTTTTTATACAACTTCTACACCAGGCGTTATTGTATCTTATGTAAACTTATTAGATGGTGAAATTAAATTCCGCGAGAATAATACTTGGGGAGGTGATTTAGGTGATGCTAATGGAGATGGTATTCTAGATGCCGACCCTGATAACAATATTGCTGTAACCGCAGGCGATTATAAAATCACCATAGATACTAATGATAATTCTTATACTATAGAACCTTTCTCTTGGGGAATTGTAGGATCTGGTTTTAATGACTGGGGAAATGATGGACCTGATGCAAAGTTCTATTACGATTACACAACAGATACGTTTAAAACCAGTGTAGCACTTCTTGATGGTGAAATTAAATTCAGAATGGATAACAAATGGGATGTAAACTTTGGAGATGCTACTGGTGATGGTGTTTTAGACACAGATGCAGATAACAATATTGCTTCAACTGCCGGACACTATCTAATAACATTAAATCTGAATGATAATACTTATACTATTGAGTCTTCAAATGTATATGGTGTTGTTGGTTCCGGTTTTAACGATTGGGGTAATGATGGTCCGGATGCAGCCTTAACAGAAATCCAACCAGGTGTATGGTTTGCAGAAAACATTACACTTTTAGATGGGGAAATTAAATTCCGTCAAAACGATGCCTGGGATGTTAGTTACGGAGATGCTAATGCTGATAATATTTTAGATACCGACGCAGACAATAATATTGCTTCTACAGCAGGAAACTATGTTATTAGTATAGATTTTAATGATCCTGACGGACCTAAATACCTGTTAGGAAAAAGACAATAAGCATATCTATTATGTAAATATTGAATATTATAAAGAGGTTGTATTATTGACATAGTGCAGCCTCTTTTTTTAAACCATAGCTATGAAAAAATTTACAATACTTTTCCTCTTTCTCTTTTGTGCTTTTAGCCATGCCCAAAAACAAGATGTCACCTATGCTATTTCTCCAAACCCCTTTGAAGAAACAAATAGTATAACCATAACTTTTGAAGGTTCTTCCATAGATGAAGCAGCCTGGGGAGTCACTAACAATGCGCTTTATTTATGGTCCTGGTCCTTCGATTCTAATTTGACAAATCTACAAGATTGCCCAACAAATGGGGATTGGACAAACTCTAACGAAGCCAACCGTTTAACTTACAACTCAGGTACAGATGACTATACAATAACCTTCACTCCTACTACATTTTACAGTAGAACTGGAATTGGCAGAATTGGGTTTCTTATAAAAGCCAAAGATGGATCTGGAAATAAGCAATCTGAAGATTATCTTGCCGATGTCGGTTTATTTCAAGTGTCTTTAACGGCACCATCAAACTCAACAACTATTTTAAATTCAGGTGATAATTTAAGTATTTCTGCCACAAATACAGGTGGCAATGCCGATTATGTTTTAAAAGCAAATGGAGCTACTATAAACACTCAAACAGGTATTTCATCTTATTCTTATACAGATACGAACATAACTATTAATAAAAGTTATGTTCTTGAAATTACGGTAGGCGGGGACACGAAAACCAAATCATTTTCTGTTTTAATGGACCCAGGCAGCGACTTTAGTATTATGCCACAAACTTACTTAGATGGCATCACTTATGATGAAAGCGATCCAACAAAAGCTACTTTGGTACTTTATGCGCCAGGTAAAGATTTTGTTTATGTCGCAGGTAGTTTTAATAATTGGCAGCCTAATGCTTCATATGCTATGAAGCGTGACCCATCTAGAAATAACAAATTCTGGATTACATTAACCGGTTTAACTTCTGGGCAAATTGAAACGTATCAATACTGGGCAGTTGATAAAACACCTATATCAAATTCGCCTGCTTTGGTAAAAACTGCCGATCCATATTCGACATTAGTTTTATCTCCTTTTGACGACCCTTCTATTCCAGCATCGACATATCCTAATTTACCAGCATATCCTGTTGGGCAAGAGCGGGAAGTAACCGTATTACAAACTAACCAAACGCCTTACAATTGGCAAGTCACTAATTTTTCAAAACCAAAAAAAGAAGACTTAATTATTTATGAAGTTTTAATTCGTGATTTTGATGCCGATAGAAATTTTCAAGACATTATAGATAAAATTGACTATTTCAAAAACTTAAATATTAATGCCATCGAATTAATGCCTGTTATGGAATTTGAGGGTAATGAAAGTTGGGGGTACAATACGGCTTATCATATGGCATTGGATAAATTTTATGGTACTGAAGAAAAACTTAAAGAACTTATCGATGTTTGTCACCAAAATGGTATTGCAGTTATATTAGATATTGCTTTAAACCATGCTTTTGGCAGAAACCCAATGGTACGTTTATGGATGAATGATGCTGATGGTGATGGTTGGGGAGAACCCAGCTCTGAAAACCCTTATTTTAACCAAACCGCTAAACATTCATACAATGTAGGATCAGATTTTGACCATTCTAATTCTTTTACTAAGGTGTATACAAAGCGTGTCGTTAAACATTGGATCGAAGCATTCAAGATTGATGGATTCCGTTGGGATTTAACTAAAGGGTTCACACAAAATTGTTCCTCTGGAGACGAGGGTTGTACCAATAGTTATCAAGCAGATCGTGTAGCTATTTTAAAAGACTATGCTGATTACTCCTGGAGTTTAGATGAAACACACTATGTTATTTTCGAACATTTAGGGGGCGATACAGAAGAACAAGAATGGGCTAATTATAGAATTGGAGACCCCATTCCTAAGGGAATAATGATGTGGAGTGAAATGTGGACTGCCTATAAAAATTTAGCTCAAGGACAATCAAGCAATATTAACTTTGATCGTATGGGACATACGGCTCACGGTTTTACAGAAAAACGATCATTAGGTTATCCCGAAAGTCATGATAAAGATCGAATCATGTATGAAATGACAGCATTCGGGATTAACACAAACCCAGCTCATAATGTACGTGATTTAAATACGGCCTTAAAAAGAATGTCTGCACTTGGCGCTGTAACAATTCCTATTCCGGGTCCCAAAATGTTATGGCATTTTGCAGATTTGGGTATGGACGATTCTATATGGACCTGCTCTAATGGTGTTGTTAATTCTGATTATGACGGCAATAATGATGGTGATTGCAAACTTGATACCAAACCTCAGCCTCAATGGGCAAACAATTGGCTTGCCAATAATAATAGAAATAAAATCTATAATGATTGGGCGAGACTTAATAGTTTAAAAATTAACGAAGCTGTTTTTGAAGGTGATTATAATATAACCTCGGGAACTCAAACCCCTAGAATAAGTATTTATACAGGTAATGAAAACACAAGTGGTTCTGAGCTTAAAAATGTTATCATAGTTGCTAACTTTTCAGTAACAAATCAAAATATAAATCCAAATTTCCCTTATTCAGGAACCTGGTACGATTTAATGGATGATTCTGGAAACACTACAATTGACGGCAGTACAACTTCTATTGATTTGCCTCCGGGTGAATTTAGAATTTACGGAAATAAAGGTTCAACGCTATCTACAAATAGTTTTGAAAAGAGCAATGACCTGAAAATACTTCCTAATCCTGTTAAAAACTCTTTTTCAATCAATCAAAATATAAATACACTACATATTTACAGTATGACCGGAAAACTAATAAAATCGTATGAAGGTCATTTTTATAAAGGTCAATCTTTTGACATATCGAACTTATCACGAAGCCTTTATTTAGTAAAAACAACAAATCAACTTGGGAAACAGAACACTATGAAAATGGTTAAATTGTAATAGAAGTGGTTTAAACTTTTTCGGTCAAATCGAAAAAGTTTAAACCACTCCATAGTGTAACAAGTGAAAAGCAAAGAGTTTATTGAAACGAACTTCCCTCATGACAAATCCATAGAGGTCTTTTGCTTGTTTTATATTCAATTAATTGAAACAAGCACCGGAATGACAATTTCAACGGAAACTTCGAGTTAAAATCCCGGGCAATTCTTTTTGATTACTTCCCTAAAATCGTCAATTATATCTGATAAGCTAAATGTGAATTTTCTATTAAAAAATATAAAATGAGGAATCTTCCTTATATATATTTTAATGCAACATGATAGTTTTACCCTAAGAAATAAATACATTTTTTAATAGGTAAAATTATATTCGTAATGAAAAAACTGATTGGATTAGCATTAATAATTTTGAGCTTTTATTCATGTAATAAATCTCAAGAACAGCCACAAGAACAAAAAATCACAATAAAAGGACATGTAAAATTCCCTGATGCTAATGATAAATTTGGTATTACACTAAATAAGATAAAAGATACTGATGAATTTAAAAATGAATATGAAATAGTTAAAGAAATCAAGTTAGATTCGAATAACAATTATTCATTTGATTTAGAAGTTGAGAACCCTGAATTTTACAGACTGGATGTATACAAACAACAACGCGTTGAGTTTTATGCCGATGATGAAGATTTAGAAATTAATTTTAGAGGTATAGATACCGCAAAAATTAAAATAAAGAATCCGCCGCATGTGCATATTGCAGGTGGTGAAAAAAATAACGCATTAAACGCATTGCATTGGGCTCGTTATCAAAACTATCAATATATGATAGCTGTAGGGCAACAGCAATACAGAGCATCATTGTCCGATAGCAAAGCATGGCAAGAAGATGCTGCTAAAGGCTGGGATGTTATGCACGATGTTTATGAACGCGATATTAAAAACATTATTGCCATGTATAGTGACTATCCTACGGTTGTAAAAGCGATACAGAGTTTATCCTGGAAAAGGCATCAAAATTATATGGTTGAGCAGTATGAAGCGTTGGCTGAAAAATTTCCAAATGTAGCATACATTCAAAATGCCAAGGCAGATTTGTTAGAAAAAATAGAAGATTCAAATAAAACTAAAATTGGTGCAGTTGCACCCGATTTTACATTTCCAGATATGGATGGAAATGAAGTATCTCTTAATTCTTTTAAAGGAAAATATGTTTTAATAGATTTTTGGGCATCTTGGTGTGGACCATGTAGAAAAGAATCTCCTAATGTGCAAAAGCAATATCAACTATATAAAGATAAAGGTTTTGAAGTAGTAAGCGTTTCTATTGATAAAAAGGAAGATGCTTGGAGAAAAGCTGTTAAAGAAGACAATCTTAAAGGCACTTTATTATTAGCAAAAGATTCTAAGAAAATTATGAAAGATTATGTTTTCTCCGGAATCCCTTATATGGTTTTATTAGATAAAGAAGGCAAAGTAATGGCTTTAAACCTAAGAGGAGAAGCTTTGCAAGAAAAATTAAAGGAAGTCTTTAATTAATTAATCAGCATTTAGATTTTTTTTAAAATCACTAAACATATTAATACAAAAAAATGAAATTATTTAAAATTATATTACCATTACTTTTTTCCTTTGCTACTGTATTTGCAGATAATAATAAAGATAGTGTCGATGGGAAAGCATTTACAATAACCGGTGATTTGACTAGTTACTATACCGAAGGAACAATTAAAATTGTAGGATATCCAAAAAAGGCAGAAACTAAAAAAGCATCGACTGGCGGAGGTGGAATGATGATGGCTATGGGAGGTTCAGCTTCTAATGAAATAGTATATGCTGAGGGGCCAGTTACAAAAGGAAAGTTCAAAATATCAGGTGAAATTAGTGGAGCTCAAAACGTTTACATTTATATCAGCGCTAAAAACAAACAAGGTAGCACCATGGGTGTTATGAAAGGCATGAATTTTATTCTTTCTTCTGGCTACTTTAAAATGACATTAGGCGATAGACCAAATATTTTCTCTATAACTGGTGGAGATACAAGATTTAATGATGTTATTTTTGCTTATAAATCGGCACCTGAATTTTTAGAGTTACAAGAGAGTTATGGAAAAATTTATGCAGATTATAATAGTAAAACTAAAGCTGAAAAAACAAAAGTGAATGACGAAGCTGTTCGAATTTCAGGAGAAATGATTGATTTTGAATTAGCTCATTACCTTCAAATTGCTAAAACTAATAAGGATAAAGAAATATTGTTAATGATGCTTGACTGTGCTGCTTATGGAGGTCCATGGACTGAAGAAACATATAAAGCATTGATCAATATTGATGTAAAAGATACTCGGGTTAAGGATGTTATTTTTAAAGCAATTAATGCTGGAAAATCAAGAGCTGCAAAAAGTAGAGTTGGAGTAGGAAGTGATATGAACTCTTTTTATACAGAAACATTAGATAAACAAGCTATTTCTCTTAAAGAAGTTTGTTCAAGAGAAGAAAATAAATTTGTATTGTTAGAGTTTTGGGCTTCTTGGTGCGGACCTTGTCGCTCAGAAATTCCACATATGAAAGAAGCTTATTCTGAATATAATAAAAAAGGGTTTGAAATATTTTCATTTACTATTGACGATTCAAAAGCGGCATGGGAAAAAGCATCAAAAGAAGAAAACCTTCCTTGGATAGATAGCGGAATGGGAACAAAAACAGGGCCAAAAGATTTATATGGCGTTACAGGAGTTCCAGCTAATTTTCTGATAGATACTTCTACGGGTAAAATTGTAGCAATAAATTTGAGAGGTGAAAAACTAACAAAAAAACTGAAAGAAATTTTCTAGGTTACTTTTTAATAGCAGTTGTAAAAGTGTGTTAATTTTTATTTTAGCACACTTTTTTTATACGTTAAATTGAAAAGGGGTATAAATAGTTTATTTAAACAGTGTCTAGAAGACCTACCGTTAATCTACTTCAATTTTACGCTCTCTAACTTCAATTAAATCGAAATTATCCTCTCTTTTGAAAACTACTCTATGGACACAAATAATTAACGCATGAAATAAATAATAGAAGTTAGACACAGATTTTCACTAATTAATCTGTTTATGGACAGATTTCAAGCCTTTAAAGACTAGGATTCGTGTTCATGCTTAGTCCAATCTATAAACCGTAAGGTATTAGATTCTTGTCTTTTTTAAAGATGATATTACGCACGGTAGTAAAATTCAAGAAGGGATGAGTTCCAATTTTAATAATACAAAGCACTAATACAGATATTAGGTTGAGCCTTTTGTTCTAAGTTTATGCTAAGCGTAGGCGCAGTATTCTAAACTAACTAAAATCAGGATCTATTAAATGAACTCATCTTGACTTTTTCTATTTCCTAAAAAATGGCTAAAATTCGCCCGTATTTCGTTACTTTTATTATTCGTAGCGATGCTATGCCTTTCAAAAAGTGCCTAATATGGACAAATTTTATCTCATTTTCGGTTAAACATTAAAAGTCAAGATGAGTTCAATATCAATTTTTAACAATTAAAATTTTAGATGTATTACTTGTTTTAAGAATATATAATCCAGTTACAACCGTTTCTGGAAGTTTTAATAATGTCGTATTGTTTAAGGAATTAAATTGGTTGCTAGCTATTTGTATTAACCTGCCATGAATATCAAAGAGATTAAATTCGTCTGTTGCCAAGGTATTTTTAATATAAACCTGATTGTTAGTAACTGGGTTTGGATAAATTAGAATATCTTTCTCTGAAAGATCTGAATCTGAAGAAAAATAGGGAATCGCAAAGTTATAAGCATCAATACCTATTTGTTCACCAATTAAACGACCAGGAATATCATCTGCAGGCGGATGTATACCTCCCCAAATTCTAGAAAGACTTGTTTGATCTGAAGCATCACGATAGGTTGCCCATTGTAATTTCACATCCACGGAGGGACCTTTTTCAAAAACCAAAAATTCATCCTTTTTAGCAATAAATTCTCCCATGCCACCAGGAAAAAAAGCATCTCCAGTTATTAATGTCATCACTTCTGCAGCAGCTCTGGAAAAGGTAGAATGCCCGGATACATATCCAGAAAAAGGTGGCGTCACAAAAGAAGGCCTTTGGTAAGGCCACCAGTTTTCTGCTAAAATCCAACCAACACCAGCGACATCTGATTCTGGATTATTTATGAAGTCATGACCTCGCCATGCATATACTTTTATTTTTCCAACGTGTTCATTATTCGCACCACTTAATTCATCACCTGCTTCTACAACTTCAATAAAACCATTTTCTAAAGGAATTCCTGCTGGATTATAGTTTGCTAATGATTCATCGGTGCTTTGTCCTAGTTCACATAAGTGCCTTATTGCAGAAATTGGCCTTATGTAATCATACCATCCTTTTATTCCCCAAGCTGTAATGGCAGAATCGTGAAGCGCACCTCCCAAAATAAAATACGCTTTTACATCCCATTCAAGTGGGTTTAATTCATTGCCTTCACCATTGAATTTTCGTGTAAAAAGCGTATGATCTGTTACATAATTAAGAATTGTAAACCAGTGACCTGGCGGTGTTTCAGAATCTGGACCATCTGCCCAAAATTCGGCTAGAACTCTTGCGTAATCTGCTCTGGGAACCATTTGCGTTTCATAGGGTTGGTTCGTAACAGGGTTTATACTGTGTCCAATACTAATATCACCACCATCAATGGTGTCATAAAAGTTAGGGTAATCTTTAAAATTTTTTGGAAATAAATTAATGTCAATATTCCCGATAGATTTTGGTGAGACATCCCATAAAATGCCATCTGATGGGTCTAAATGAGAGCTCCATAAAGATACCAAAGAGAAATTCCATTTATATTGCTCATTAGAAACTGTTTGTGTTTCTGTATTTAACTGCGGTGGCATTTCCGGATCGTGATACATCACATAATCGTTGCCGTTTCTTTGGCGAGTTGTTTTTTTGTTGCTAGATAATGCAAATGGGGACACAGATCCCCATTCCGGACTTAAGAACTCTGGGGTTGACCCCGGAATTAAATTACCGCTTTGATCAATAAATGTATTAAAAGTTAATGGTTGCCAACGATTAGGGTTTGTTATGTTAGTCGCTTGCCCTGATGGATTAAGAACAATTGGCGGGTTTGCAGGTTCGTAAAAACTATTATCGTAATCACTTGACTCTCTTGAATTATCTGAAAGACCGTAGTTAATGAGTACCTGACCTACATAATTTCCAAAATCAGCCGCATTACCAGTAAGATAAGAAGTTGACGTATAACTTGAATCGTAACCTAATTGTTCCATAAGCATGTCAAATCGCGCTAAAGATTCTTCGGCACCCGGTGAGTTTTGAAAACGATGCGTTAATAAACGATAAACCGCATAACTCATGGCTTTTCTTATTGAGACTTCATGGCTTTCTGCAGGTGTAAAGTCTGTTAACTCATTTTGAAAATTATTGACTTTATTTCCTAATAGATAAGGTTTAGCCTGTTTGTTGTAAACGGCCCAAACATCATAAAGAGCTACCGATGTGTGAAAAAGGTTTCTAGCATGTACTGTAGGACGTGCATAATCATTCCTTATAGCTTCAAGTAATGCTTCATTCCAAATTCTTGCGACAGAAATGTTTTCTGAAACATTGGCTACACTTAAAATTACATCCAGATTATTTACTAAACTATTACAGTTGCCATCAGTTTCTACAACTGATATACTCCCCTTTTGATGTAATCCCCATTTTACTGAAATACTATTAGTATTCTGACCACTAAGTAATTCACCTCCTTCTATAGTCCACTTAAGTTGAGAACCAATAGTAGTTGGTGTATAATTATAAGTTTCTATTTTGTTAAATGCAGATTGCGATGCTCCTAAAATTTCGTTTGAAGCTAAATATTCGCAGCTACCATCATCAAGTGTTGCTAATGGGTTGTAATTACATGAATTAGGATCTGTACATCCACTTATTAAAATGTTTTCATCTATTTGTAGTGTGGAATCTCCTTCTTTAAGAATGTATCTATGGTTTGTTTCAACATTTAAAAATGTTTGTTTTGAGGATGAAGACCAAATAATTTCAGCACTATCTATAACGGTATTAGCGGCCAAACCAAAATGTAAAACTAAAGAGTGTTGACTACAGTGACTCCCTTGACCATGCACTTCTTGAATTAATTTTTCGCCATTAACGGTTAAAATTACTTTAGCCCCCATAGCATCTTTATTAATACTAACACCTTCTAAATTAAATTGCACCCAATTTTTATCGTTAGAATTATTAGGGTTTAGTTGATTTACAAAAAAAGTTGATTTGGAATTTAAATCGCCATTCATCTCCTGTACAACAACCATGATATCAAGGTCACCATCTTTGTCAAAATCGCAATAAGCCATACCACGTCCTCTTCGAGGGTCATCAATCCCGGCACTTGTTGAGATGTCTGAAAATGTAGAATCTCCGTTATTTAAATATAGTTTATTAGGATCACTCTCTCCGGTGGGTAAAAATGATGAAGGTACTCTTCCATTGGCAACAAATAAGTCTAACCAGGAATCATTATTAATATCTAAAAAAGCCGTACCCCAGCCAGTTGTTAATGCATTGCCACCAAATTCTGAAGTATTTGTATTTTCAACAGCGGCATTTGCTGTAATATCCAAAAACACAGAACTCCCATTGTTTTCAAGAAGTACGTTTCTGCCTAAATTTGTTACGTAATAATCGAAATCTGAATCTTTATCAATATCGCCATAAGCAATTCCCATAGCATAAATGCCAACGTTGGTTTGAGATACGCTAGAAACATCAGAAAAAGAAGCGTTTGGGTAATTGTTTTGATACAATGCGTTAGAGAGAATGTATGCTCCAAAGTCGTTAGCAATGTATAAATCTTGATCATCATCTTGGTCGAAATCTGTTGGTATTACTGCTAAAGCGCAACCCGAGTTGTCTATACCCAATGCTGCTGATTTCTCGGTAAAAGTACCATCGCCATTATTTTCGTAAAACAGGTTTTCAAAGCAATCATGATCAAACCCGGTAATTTCTCCCTCGGCGTTATAGGTAAAACGACGTTCTTTAATATAATTAACGGCATAAATATCTAAAAAACTATCTTTGTTATAGTCTATCAAAGAAGCTCCCATAGTAAAACTTTTTTCTAGTAAACCAGACGTGAGCCCTCTTTCAGAAAATGTACCATTCCCATTATTAATAAAAAGAAGATTCCTTTCAAAATCTCCTAAGTTTCCTTTTCCATTCCAAGTGGTGACGAAAAGATCTCTATAACCATCATTATTTATATCTCCACTTACAGCAGCTGTCGTATAAAAGTTTTTAGTTATTTCAAACCCTGCTGATGGGACTTCTACAAATGTTCCGTTTCCAAGGTTACGATATAATTTGTCTTTTGAAAGACCGCTAGTTAAATAGAGATCCTCCCAACCATCATTATTATAATCAAAGAAAACACAGCCTCCACCCATATGTCCAAATTCATCAAATACATGATCTATTCCTGAAGCTTGGTCAAGTCTTTGAAAAGTTTGCGAAATTGACGTATTCCATATTAAGAAAATGGATAGGAAGACTATTTTTTTCATGATTATTTATTCCTTTTTAACTAAACACACCAAAAAACATATTGCTTTAATAAAGCTTCATATATTTCCATACTTTACACATTTAGAGGCAACAAACTTAAATGAAAGTGTAAAAAAAAATGTAAGGACAATTCCCTATTTTTAAATGAATGTAGGTTATATTGAAGAACTATTCCGTTGAA from Flavivirga spongiicola encodes:
- a CDS encoding FG-GAP-like repeat-containing protein produces the protein MKKIVFLSIFLIWNTSISQTFQRLDQASGIDHVFDEFGHMGGGCVFFDYNNDGWEDLYLTSGLSKDKLYRNLGNGTFVEVPSAGFEITKNFYTTAAVSGDINNDGYRDLFVTTWNGKGNLGDFERNLLFINNGNGTFSERGLTSGLLEKSFTMGASLIDYNKDSFLDIYAVNYIKERRFTYNAEGEITGFDHDCFENLFYENNGDGTFTEKSAALGIDNSGCALAVIPTDFDQDDDQDLYIANDFGAYILSNALYQNNYPNASFSDVSSVSQTNVGIYAMGIAYGDIDKDSDFDYYVTNLGRNVLLENNGSSVFLDITANAAVENTNTSEFGGNALTTGWGTAFLDINNDSWLDLFVANGRVPSSFLPTGESDPNKLYLNNGDSTFSDISTSAGIDDPRRGRGMAYCDFDKDGDLDIMVVVQEMNGDLNSKSTFFVNQLNPNNSNDKNWVQFNLEGVSINKDAMGAKVILTVNGEKLIQEVHGQGSHCSQHSLVLHFGLAANTVIDSAEIIWSSSSKQTFLNVETNHRYILKEGDSTLQIDENILISGCTDPNSCNYNPLATLDDGSCEYLASNEILGASQSAFNKIETYNYTPTTIGSQLKWTIEGGELLSGQNTNSISVKWGLHQKGSISVVETDGNCNSLVNNLDVILSVANVSENISVARIWNEALLEAIRNDYARPTVHARNLFHTSVALYDVWAVYNKQAKPYLLGNKVNNFQNELTDFTPAESHEVSIRKAMSYAVYRLLTHRFQNSPGAEESLARFDMLMEQLGYDSSYTSTSYLTGNAADFGNYVGQVLINYGLSDNSRESSDYDNSFYEPANPPIVLNPSGQATNITNPNRWQPLTFNTFIDQSGNLIPGSTPEFLSPEWGSVSPFALSSNKKTTRQRNGNDYVMYHDPEMPPQLNTETQTVSNEQYKWNFSLVSLWSSHLDPSDGILWDVSPKSIGNIDINLFPKNFKDYPNFYDTIDGGDISIGHSINPVTNQPYETQMVPRADYARVLAEFWADGPDSETPPGHWFTILNYVTDHTLFTRKFNGEGNELNPLEWDVKAYFILGGALHDSAITAWGIKGWYDYIRPISAIRHLCELGQSTDESLANYNPAGIPLENGFIEVVEAGDELSGANNEHVGKIKVYAWRGHDFINNPESDVAGVGWILAENWWPYQRPSFVTPPFSGYVSGHSTFSRAAAEVMTLITGDAFFPGGMGEFIAKKDEFLVFEKGPSVDVKLQWATYRDASDQTSLSRIWGGIHPPADDIPGRLIGEQIGIDAYNFAIPYFSSDSDLSEKDILIYPNPVTNNQVYIKNTLATDEFNLFDIHGRLIQIASNQFNSLNNTTLLKLPETVVTGLYILKTSNTSKILIVKN